GTCAGCCTAAACCCAATACCTTCGTCCTTAAGACGCTTGAACATCTCAATAAGGGGGATATAAGTCTCTGTTATAGCTTCAAAGAGCCAACGCTCTTCTATAAACTCATCATATTCAGGATGTCTGACATAAGGCAGGTGGGCATGCAGGACTATTGAGAGATAGCCTCTGTTTTTCATATCTCTATCTCTTATCTCCCAAACTACTTTTAGTAAAAGAAGAGCTGGTCTCTAATCTTCTCTGCTTTAAGACTTTTTGCAGCTCTTCTGATGAGATACCGGTACCATAACCTCCGGATAACGCAAACATCTTCCAGTAATCTTCATCTACTACCATCCACTCTTCATCCACCAGCTCAGACGGGCCATACCTAGGAGCAGCAACTACATTAGAACGAATAATAGTAAAGAATTTACCGCTATCTGTTCTTAGCCCAACTTCGGCAACATAACTTCTGCCCGGCTCTTTAATATTGATATACCAACATTCAATAAAAGAAGTAAGCTCTATATCAAAATAACTGTTATAACTCTCAGAGCCTTCAGATTCAATCCCGGTTACATCATAGACTCTTAAAACCTCTCTATAGCCTGAGTCTCCGCATCTTAAGCGAGTATCTTCCCAAAGCTGACCTCTAATCTCCCAGTAAGAGTACAACCACCAGGGATCTCTCACAAGCAATACAAGACTATCTTCATCGTAGTGATGCTTAACCTCCAGGCTCTCATTTAAACCTGTCTGACCTTTGGATTTCTTACTGCGATCAGTAGCTCCAGTATGAAATTTTGTTTGCTCAACAAGCTCCTGAGAAGGAGACTCTTTAGTAATCTTCTTTATTTTGAGAATCTTTCTCTTTCCTAAAGCCGGCTTAGAAACTCTCTTTTTCAGTTTTATCTTTTTGGTAATTTTACCTAATTTTACCTTCTGTTTAACTTTGCTTTTAACTCCTGCTCCTTTAGTCAAATTTTTGGAAAGAATCTTTATCAGTTCTGTCTTCTTAAACGCAGAGACGCTCTTGATCTTTCTTTTCTTTGCAAGCTCAAGAAGCTCTATTCTTTTTAATTTAGTTAAATCTTTACCCATAATATAATCCTCCCTATTACTAAACTCTTAAACCTTCAAACTCTTCTCTGTGCTTAACGGCTGCTTTAAAATGTTCCCTCTCTATTCCATTGTTAAGCTCAACCTCAATCTCAATAGCTGCACCTCTCTTGCAATGCGCAGCAACAATTTCAGCCGCCAGCGGATATATATTATCTCTTATATCATTCCCTACTGCAAGAGCCAAAGGACCCTTTACATCTAAAGGCATAAGGTGGGGTAGAGACAGCTCCTTAGATATAGATAAGAGCATATTATTCTCTCTTTCATCCCGGCCCACGACAAGCTTAAGACCCTTGGATAACCTAAAATGCCTGCCTAATTTAAGTAAGTATATCTCATCCAGAGAAGGGTTTTGAGTATGTTTAAATAGGTCTTTAAGCTTCTGGCTAAATCTCGG
This is a stretch of genomic DNA from Candidatus Kaelpia imicola. It encodes these proteins:
- a CDS encoding DUF4912 domain-containing protein; protein product: MGKDLTKLKRIELLELAKKRKIKSVSAFKKTELIKILSKNLTKGAGVKSKVKQKVKLGKITKKIKLKKRVSKPALGKRKILKIKKITKESPSQELVEQTKFHTGATDRSKKSKGQTGLNESLEVKHHYDEDSLVLLVRDPWWLYSYWEIRGQLWEDTRLRCGDSGYREVLRVYDVTGIESEGSESYNSYFDIELTSFIECWYINIKEPGRSYVAEVGLRTDSGKFFTIIRSNVVAAPRYGPSELVDEEWMVVDEDYWKMFALSGGYGTGISSEELQKVLKQRRLETSSSFTKSSLGDKR